GTCGACACCAAGCTGGCCGAATTCGAGGAGTTCCTGAACGGCACGCTGCGTTCGGTCGGTCGGGGCCGTCACCAACTGCGCACCGCCGCGGGCACGCACGACTACGTGACCCGGTAGTCCCGGCGCCATAAGCGCTAGACCTGGGCGCTGCGCGCCGTAGGATTCCCCGTATGGCAAGGCAGCACGGCCAGACGACTCAGCGACGCGCCATTACACCGTTGACCATCGATGTGGCCCGGTTGGGACGACGTCCAGGTTCCATGTTCGAGATCCATGACACCGTGGACAGTCCGTTGCGCATCGGGGTGGAGTTGATCGCGATTGCGCCCGGCGCGCCGCTGGATCTGGATCTGAGAGTCGAGTCGGTGTCCGAAGGCGTGCTGGTGACAGGCACGGTGGAAGCCCCGACCGCCGGCGAGTGTTCGCGCTGCCTGGCGCCGATCCAGGGCCGGGTCCAGGTGGGGCTGACGGAACTGTTCGCCTACCCGGACAGTGCCACCGAGGCCACCACCGAGGAAGACGAGGTGGGTCACGTCGTCGACCAGATGGTCGACCTCGAGCAGCCGATCATCGACGCCGTCGGCCTCGAGCTGCCCTTCTCTCCGGTGTGTTCGCCGGATTGCCCGGGGCTGTGCCCGCAGTGCGGCGTTTCACTGGCCGCCGAGCCCGGACACCAGCATGAACTGATCGACCCGAGGTGGGCCAAGCTGGCCGCAATGCTGCCCGAACAGGACGAATCGGACGCCAAACAGCGAGGTGAGCAGTGAGCCAGTCGCGACAGACACTGCTCGATGCACTTGGTGTCGATCTGCCCGACGAACTGTTGTCCCTGGCGCTCACGCACCGCAGCTATGCCTACGAGAACGGCGGGTTGCCCACCAACGAGCGCCTGGAATTCCTGGGCGATGCGGTGTTGGGATTGACCGTCACCGACGAGCTCTACCACCGGCACCCCGACCGTTCCGAGGGCGACCTGGCCAAACTGCGGGCCAGCGTCGTCAACACGCACGCGCTCGCCGATGTCGCGCGCACCCTGACCGACGAGGGGCTCGGCGCACATGTGCTGCTGGGCCGCGGCGAAGCCAACACCGGCGGCGCCGACAAGTCGAGCATCCTCGCGGACGGCATGGAATCGCTGCTGGGCGCGATTTATCTGCAGCACGGCATCGAGGTGGCGCGCGAAGCGATCCTTCGGTTGTTCGGCCCGCTGTTGGA
This genomic stretch from Mycobacterium paragordonae harbors:
- the rnc gene encoding ribonuclease III, translated to MSQSRQTLLDALGVDLPDELLSLALTHRSYAYENGGLPTNERLEFLGDAVLGLTVTDELYHRHPDRSEGDLAKLRASVVNTHALADVARTLTDEGLGAHVLLGRGEANTGGADKSSILADGMESLLGAIYLQHGIEVAREAILRLFGPLLDAAPTLGAGLDWKTSLQELTAARALGPPSYVVTSTGPDHDKEFTATVVVMETEYGSGVGRSKKEAEQKAASAAYKALEALEALDTAGKSSA
- a CDS encoding YceD family protein codes for the protein MARQHGQTTQRRAITPLTIDVARLGRRPGSMFEIHDTVDSPLRIGVELIAIAPGAPLDLDLRVESVSEGVLVTGTVEAPTAGECSRCLAPIQGRVQVGLTELFAYPDSATEATTEEDEVGHVVDQMVDLEQPIIDAVGLELPFSPVCSPDCPGLCPQCGVSLAAEPGHQHELIDPRWAKLAAMLPEQDESDAKQRGEQ